Proteins from one Rhizobium sp. WSM4643 genomic window:
- a CDS encoding ArsR/SmtB family transcription factor has translation MMERSFLTIAAGENNDAIRALSAPARLEMLKLLCARGPMNINDIARALSLPQSTVATGIQILEDARLVDSQLTKARKGNQKICSAIYSEILISFEESAAQRANNIIEVEMPVGLYTSCDVHAPCGLCSTESVIGPLDVPDYFLDPQRMQAGLVWFGRGYVEYKFPNNAKVLNKDIRAIEFSLELSSEVPGTNPDWPSDITLWVNGMAIGTWTSPGDYGDKRGAFTPAWWKLEGSQYGMMKTWRISTRGTFIDGIAASNVTLSDLALAQHSSIRLRVGIAENAGHTGGVNIFGRGFGNHGRDIIMRLHV, from the coding sequence ATGATGGAACGCTCGTTTTTGACGATTGCCGCCGGCGAGAATAATGATGCGATACGCGCGCTTTCAGCGCCGGCGCGGCTTGAGATGCTCAAGCTGCTCTGCGCCAGGGGGCCGATGAATATCAACGATATCGCGCGTGCTCTTTCTCTTCCACAATCGACTGTCGCCACCGGGATCCAGATTTTGGAAGACGCCCGACTTGTCGATTCCCAATTGACCAAGGCGCGCAAGGGAAACCAGAAGATCTGCTCTGCGATCTACAGCGAAATTCTGATCAGCTTTGAGGAAAGTGCCGCGCAAAGGGCCAACAATATCATCGAAGTCGAGATGCCGGTTGGGCTCTACACCAGCTGTGACGTCCATGCGCCATGCGGTCTTTGCTCCACCGAGAGCGTCATCGGCCCTCTCGATGTTCCCGACTATTTCCTCGATCCGCAGCGCATGCAGGCCGGACTCGTCTGGTTCGGCAGGGGATATGTGGAATATAAATTCCCCAACAACGCCAAGGTGTTGAACAAGGATATCCGCGCCATCGAGTTTTCGTTGGAGCTGTCGTCTGAGGTGCCCGGTACCAATCCGGACTGGCCCTCGGATATAACGCTCTGGGTCAATGGAATGGCGATCGGCACCTGGACGTCGCCCGGCGACTACGGCGACAAGCGGGGCGCCTTCACGCCGGCATGGTGGAAGCTCGAGGGCTCGCAATATGGTATGATGAAGACCTGGCGGATCTCCACGCGCGGAACCTTCATCGACGGTATCGCCGCATCGAATGTCACGCTCAGCGATCTCGCGCTTGCCCAGCACTCTTCCATCCGGCTCCGGGTCGGCATCGCGGAGAATGCCGGCCATACCGGCGGCGTCAACATTTTCGGCCGCGGCTTCGGAAATCACGGACGCGATATCATCATGCGGCTGCATGTCTGA
- a CDS encoding FitA-like ribbon-helix-helix domain-containing protein gives MASMTIRNLDDGLKQRLRVRAATHGRSMEDEARDILRTALATTEPVARNLADTIRSRLQSVGGVELEIPPRQPIRDAPDFDA, from the coding sequence ATGGCCAGCATGACGATCCGCAATCTCGATGATGGATTGAAGCAGCGGCTGCGCGTTCGCGCCGCCACGCATGGCCGGTCAATGGAAGACGAAGCACGCGATATTCTGCGTACGGCACTTGCGACGACCGAGCCGGTGGCGCGCAATCTCGCCGATACAATTCGCTCCCGCTTACAATCGGTCGGAGGGGTTGAGCTCGAAATTCCCCCCCGCCAGCCGATCCGGGACGCGCCGGACTTTGACGCGTGA
- a CDS encoding type II toxin-antitoxin system VapC family toxin gives MIVLDTNVISELLTPAPNVAVIEWLGAQHPLSVFTTAITEAEILYGLRLLPHGRRRRDLEAAVLPIFNEDMSGRVLPFDRDAADVYAIIATNRREAGRPISQFDAQIAAITVSRGASVATRNVSDFEGIGLQIINPWKDI, from the coding sequence GTGATCGTCCTCGATACCAACGTCATTTCGGAACTGCTCACGCCGGCGCCGAATGTGGCTGTAATCGAATGGCTCGGGGCACAACATCCACTATCGGTATTCACAACCGCGATTACCGAAGCGGAAATTCTATATGGCTTGCGCCTGCTTCCTCACGGTCGGCGTCGGCGTGATCTCGAGGCAGCAGTCCTGCCGATATTCAATGAGGACATGAGTGGCCGTGTCCTGCCATTCGATCGTGACGCGGCAGACGTCTATGCCATCATTGCCACCAATCGCCGCGAGGCTGGCAGGCCGATCAGCCAGTTCGATGCGCAGATCGCAGCCATCACCGTCTCGCGCGGCGCTTCAGTCGCAACGCGCAATGTGTCCGATTTCGAGGGAATCGGCTTGCAGATCATCAATCCGTGGAAGGATATCTAA